The sequence TGGGCTATTCATGATATTTTGAGCATGGAATGAGATTATACAATTCAAATGGAGCTCATATAATTGGGCCAGGTGTTATAAAACGAATTTGGTTTATCAGTATGTTTTTGCACGATCCATCTCGCTTCAGTCCATATTGCAATTTGTGATTTACTTCGATTTTAGGTCTCGGAAaaataatacataataaataaataaataaataaagcgtCCATTGGGCTTATTTACAATTTATAACTAAATTAAATTGGTAGTGAAACACGGatattttgattaaaaaaactcgtgtcaaattaaaattatataaaaagatGAAATTAATATATTCAAGTCTTCTGAACAGGGTTATTAGTATATTGCATGATTAAAATATGCTTGTGTAGCACAATGCACCTCATAATATAACGTATTGGCATTAAAAATCATCATATGCTTATCAATGTGGCACATTGCACCCCACCCATTTTTGTATAAGAAATTTGCCGAAATGAGTTATCCAACAAATAACTTGTTATCAAGTGAATGTCTAGGagaaaaaatttccaaaaataattaaatgtaacGAGAGTGTTACTATAAAATTaccataatttaattattttaaggtgAATCTGCTATGAGTGGAAAATCAGTATCAATTTGGTGTGTAAATCACGATGCATAAATTAATGCAAACAAAAGATTTGATCACAAAAAATTCGGGGGACCCACAAAAGTAAAGACCTTATCAATAAACATCCAATGGAATTTCACAACCATTTACATCCAAAGATGCAAACACTATCCACAAGTGTTCTTTTCCAGCATCACATATACACTCGATAATGTCATTCCACTCGTAAACAGAACAACAAGAGTTGGCAAAATAATGTCAAATTTATCAGTCCCTCTGACTCCAGCCACAACAAAACCAATGAAAAGAATAACTAAGGAGACAACCCATTTGCCCTTTCAAAGGTTCTATAAGGTTCGGGCTTCCAGTCAAGGCTCTGATCAGGCAGCTCAAGGAAGCCATCTCCAACGAAGGTTCGAGCCAGGTTTTTAGCAAACATATATAGGACTGacaaatgttgcattttattgttTATCTATTATAAACTGAGGAAGTAAATGTAGGAGCATTGCACTGGGATTGGGTGGTGTATTGGTGGGGCTGAGCATTGGTGGGGAGAATGCAAAGGCAGCAAGGAGGCCGCCACCGCCTCCAGTGCAAGAGAAAAACGACCCAAGCATTAGCGGTTTGACGGCAAAAGTTCTGGCAAGTAAGAAGAGGAAGGAGGCCATGAAAGAGTCGACGGCCAAGCTAAGAGAGAAGGGAAAGGCCATTCAAGAACAATCTCAACAGCCTGATTCGTCTGCAAACTGAGCCTTTTGTGGCATTTTTAACTTGTGAATTTAGAGGGCAATGTGACAGTATAAACCATAAACAACATTGTTTCTTATTGGGCATTCATCCCCCAAGAGTTGTCAGCATCTTCTTATATTACTACCTGCTTCTTTTCTTggaaaaatttatgtgaaatttttcTAGATACTTGGTTCTGCCCACCTGAGAAACTTGGACCCCAAACTCACTTCAATTTTTTACGCCGCCTCTGGGTTAGAGGTTACATAGGTAGGAATTTTTGGGCACGTAGAGGAACCTTGAATGAAGTATTATTCTCAACTACAACACCAATAAGCTTGAAAAATTATATCAATGTGAATCCCAATCAACAATTAAAAAGTACTATTACGGTAACTTACCAAAAATGCATTTGGGTGGTGTAAATAACTATTTCAAACATCAGTGATACCGGTAAAAGcaaaaaataaacaattaaccTTTGAAGCTTGAATAATTTCTATTTGAATTATTGCAACATTCTTTTCAACAACAAAAACGAAAAACTTGATAGAAAATGCTGTTGATAGTAGCCTACACAATTTTGAACAAGAGCATCAATTTTAAGCAATCCTTTAAGGTACTAACATTGGATGCTTACCTTCTCACATCAAATGCAATAACTAAACAGATCCGCAGATTCTTGTTAGCAGCTACAACCTTCATCTCTGTCCAAACTGAAGGGAAATGACGATACTCAAATTTAAcacactttttttttaataagaaaatttaatacatttttaattaacaaattcaacacatTTACACAGCTGCTTGCAAATATTACTTCCGATTAAATTGCCAAAACACTCAATTTTAATTTAAGGTTCAATGAAACAAATGAAAGAGAAAAAAAACCCATGGATATCATACAAAACTCGTTCAAAAATGCAACAAATTGCATGTAGCAAGTCAATACAGCAGAAGAATTACATATATTAAAGAAACAGAGGATCCATAAAAGTTTGGCAACAGTATACATGAAGCGAACAAGATAACAAAACCTCAAGTCGGGAATCATAAAGAGAAGATCTACCTGGTACACTCAACAACCGGAGATAATGCACATTTTGAACAAAACATCAGCTTTTGTTGTTCCCAAAAAATCTAGAAAGTGGTAAAGGGCCACCAGCGTCTTCATTCTCGTTGCTTGAGTGCTTGGATCTCGACGAGCCATGCCTTTTTTCTTTCTTCCTTCTCCTCAACCTTGATTTTGACCTTTTCGACTCCTTCTCATCATCATCACTGCTTGAAGTTTCTGATTCCGAGCCAGAGCTGATGTCCGATCGCCTTGAATGCTATGTTGATCACAAAAATGTTACACAGTTAACATGAGGCAGACAAATTTCGAGGTGAAACATTAATCGCGGAATTTCAAACATATTTTAGGAGCAAATATAGGAGTAACTTTAGCAGAAGAAATTTAGCAGAAGAAAATTACAGAATAGATTTTGATACAATTTCAGGAagattttttatttagtttcttatttattataataagcACATAAATTGGCAATTTTATTTCATTGCAAAGGAATACTTTGCGTAATATTAACATGGTTTTCCTCCCCAATTCACTTCACCAAAGCTCCTGAGAAACTGTGATACAACATCGAAATCTGCTCTATCAAATTGTTGACAGGCAAACCTTTTGTTTCCTTAAAATATAAACCGGTGTTAGAGAATAAGCCATGTATTACGAGCGGAATTCATATAATCCCCATAATCATAGTTTTGTGACTACGTCAGGTATTACATTTTTGCGATCCTGTTTGGGCCATGAAATTCTCCATTACCAGCTTCACTACAATTTTTTCCCACTGTAAATGTCCATTTAAAAATCAGTGGAAGACATAAATAAATGGAGAAGTGGTATGATGCACCTTTCGCTTCTTGCTGCTGCATTTCTTTACATCTCTGTCCTTATCTGCAGCCAAATTTATGATTTAACAATGTTTTAAAAAGCTAAATATTGCTGGAATACAATATCCCCAATTACACTATGCATTACCTTTTTTGCGACTGGATTTGCTGCTAGAGTGGTTTTTCCCATGAGAAAGTTTGCGAGCCCTTTCAGCATCTAGCTGAGCCCTATACTCCCTCATCATCCGATCTTTATCAGCTTCCAACTCTCCCTTTCTCACTTCTTCTTCCTAACATTGAAGCCATTAGAGCCGCAGAAAGACAAAAATATTACCACATAAAAAACACATCACAAGATAAAGACAACAATAACAGTAGCCAAACAAAAAGAACAAAGGGCATCACTAATCTTGAATTGAAGCTAATGGAAGAGATGAATCAGAAGGTTGAGTAACACATATGAAGAGGTCTAGTGGCCATCTAATCTTGTTTGGACATAGTGTAGATTAAGCCATTTCCATGAAAACCTGGAGTGCCAAAAATAAGCCTCACAAAATTGGACAGAGTAATTTAGAGTCATGGGATAGGctaacgaaatgaagttgaaggCCTACAGAtgtaaaaggaaaaaaaagtgAGACTAGAGGAAACGTGGAAAGAGAAAATGCTAGCTGAACTCCACTAGCATTATTGAAGAGGATACACGTTGACCTAGAGAATATAAAGTGACCAGTTTTTCGTTGAAATTTTAGGTTCTGCTGAGCTGTTGAGATCAGTATCTAGCTCTACATATCTAGGGAATCGGCAAAATAATAAATGTATGACACTCAGAAGGCAAAACATGTACTTATTCATGAAACATAAGCTGTCTGTCTCTCATCAAACACTTAAACATGGGAGTCAATTCTAATTTCTAAGTATCACGTGTCATGCGTTGTACAATCCATCAACATAAGTGGCAGATTCAGGAAACATGGAGGTTGGTTCGTTCCAATTCACTCTTCCCTCCTCAACATGCTAGTTAAATTTTTGAGAAAGGTCAATGGCGCCCTTCATGAAAGTTGCAATTTGACAACAACTCATCATCATCAAATGGCACAGCCACATTACCCTTCAGTCCTAATTTCCACTGACATCAATAAGACTGTACTCGGTCAAAGGCTCAGATTTTATCAAATACCGATTTGATATGTTAAAGATGTTATAAAATATTCAAGGataaattttctcaaaatacAAATTATAGCTGTGTTGTGGTCAAACTTCtaaaaagaaagaagatatgAATACAAAAAAAATGTTCCTGGAACTAGTTTGAGAAGGCTTATATGGAAAGATGACAATTACAAAGGTAGCACATAACTCAAGTTACAAATATGTAGCCACATAAATCACCTTTTGCTTCTTCTTGTACTCCTCCCACGTAATTGTATGAGAAGTCTTTAAACTTGCTAAACGAGCAGCATGCCATTCTGGTGAATGAAATGAACCATCCACCTGAGATTGTCCTCATCAGAAGATGCACAGATCCGAAACAAATAGGGGAAAACACTATTTTAAACTTTTCTAACAGGAAAATTCATTCAACAAacaattgtacaaaaataaaCACATCTCCAGTCTCCATGAATGTGAAATAAACCTCAGGATGATGAAAAACTAGCCTGCTCATATAACCTGTGCATTACCAAAAGTAACATTATCATTGATCAAAAGAGTTGCCAATACAGATTTATTGTTAATAAAAGTACAAAGTGGTTCTTGGTTCCTAGGATATGCAAAATAAGCTATGTTCAGATCAGCCATTACGAAGCATTGATTCCTTCTAAAAGTATTATAAGATGTCTTGTTTCGCAAGAACAATTTTCACATGTACCATTCTCAGCATACTTTATATGTTATTtgtgtaaaataaaaatatttatttgcaGTCCTAGAGGACTAATAAGCATAGTAATAGTGGCGGCCAAGTGTTCTTCTCTCCATATTTATTCGTTTGGAGTGTCGGGCATAACCAAGAGCAACCACGGTCCACGACATTGTGTGACGAAACAAGACACGAATAGATTTACAAATATCAATAACAGCCTTTGAACCTTGAAGCACTGACAGATTTCTCCACGTTCCAACAACAAGAATCAAAGAGAATTAAAGATACAGAATGGAGACATGTGAGTCAttctaatataatttataagaaGTCTGAGATTTATCTTATCAGACACGCAAATTGACTAGACAATTGATACTAAAACAAGAGAAGTAGAGAGAAAATTTTACTCGTACAAAACCGAATGTAGCTTAAAGAAATCATTTCGCTTATCAGTTATCATGGAAGACTAGGAAAACCCCACAAATAGCTGAAACTCAAGGCACAAGTCTTCCAAGGTACACAAGGTTGATATCTTACTGATGGCAATATCAGTTTCGTGGAACGTTATTCCCACGTGATAAATACACACTGGGCTATGTTGGTTTCACTTTTCTGGTAATATTTTCCACCTCCGaaagtgaaatcaaatattaacaTCTAATTTGCATTCTATTTTGTAAAAGCTTATTTCCACTTCATTTTCATATTCATTGTTCGAATTCAACCATACAAAACTCTCTTAACATATAGTATTATAATACAATACACTATTAAATTTTAGAATGCTCCACACACCAATAaccaaatatatattatgtgatattttTAATACAACAATTCTTACATGACATGATGATTACCATAAAAATGTCATAATTCAGAAACATATCGAACACACATCATGCTTCTCACTATGATTTCCAGAAACAAATTGCATATCTCCGTAAATAAAGGAAGCCAGCCTCAAGTTTTCAGCTTCACCAACAAATAACAACCATGTGACCTCACAAAcactcaaacactacctaaaattACAATCCATGAGCTCAGTAAGTTCAAAACTACAAATCAGCTCCTTTCCTCTTATATCAGTAATCATGGTTGTCGTTTTCCAACATTTCCTTTTTGAAATTACGGGAACTTTCCCTTATTGCTGTTGATGAATTCATCACCGCTGTAACCAAGCTAAATGATATTACTCTTTCATCTTCATGGTAAcacaattctaaaaaaaaatcactaTACTTTGTTAATGCGCATGAAGTTTTCAGATTTTTTAGCGGTAAAATAACTAATCTtaacattaattttttaaaaaataaaaaaattaatatttccaTAATCAtggtaaaacaaaaaaattaaatcacaatagtTTTAAGTGCACGTGAAGATTTCAGAACATTTTAGCAGAAACCAAATAAGATAGTTTAAATAAAGCAgaacattaaatttttttaagaaatctCCGTAGCTCAAATTATCTTTAGAAATAAGAAACTTTAAATAAACCAGAACatgacattttaaaaaaaacaaacaaacaaacgaaaacttataagtaaaaaaaaaaagccctAATAAACTCATGTTCCATAACAGCCAATAAAAAAAATCGTCAAGAAAATATCTACGCATCAATACGCAATGGTATTTCAACATCTTGATAGAAAACTAACTCAATTTCACCTAAACTCTTCTTATGAAATCCACCAAACATGAAATTTCAACTAAAAACACTCATAAACTTAAACATCCAAACTTTCTCCagtaaataaacaaaaacacacacctaaataaacaaataaatggTATGAAACGGTACAAACCATGCCATCTTCAACCTCATCCGGGGCGGCTGAGCTCGAGCCGAGCCGAGATCTCTGCATCGCCTTGTATGCTTGATTTTTCCCCATTTATTCTTCGTAATTTTCGAATTGCGAAGAGGAGAGGAATCAATTTGAGGGAGAATTGAAGGGAAATCGAATTGATAGCGCCGATTAATGTCGGGGGGTGAGGATTTGATATTTGAAGCTGGAGTATATGCGATGCACGGAAGATTGGACTCTGGGGACGAGATTACTTTATAGTAAGCGCTTATTGGATTAAACtggataaattaattaattaatcactcTATTTGCtgcaaatatatataaattcataaaattataaaattgaatgTGTAAtgcattttaaatttattactcTAAATTAGACTTCAAGATCATTTCAAAAGTCATAAATGTGATTAAATAACTAGTAAAAATTGTTATCAGATCgttttataaatcaaatttgtTGAATTGTATGAAAGGTTGAGAAAGAATAGAAGCATTTTTCTCCCCAACTCGATCCATCTCATAAAAATTTATGATTATTTATATTCATATGGATTCACAACATTTATATTTTGagtgaaaattatattttttctgcTAGAGAAATTTAAATGCaagttaaataaattataaatgacTTAAACTAAGATTTAAAAGTAATTCGTcgaaaatttttcataatatttaCACTCAGAAGTCagaaatctttttattctgcgATTTGGAGTCAAGTTGTGCTTATTGACGCTGCGTGTTTGAAGTTGTTGGACTGATAACATATTGAATTTATACAAATAAAACCGAATTTGCTTTAatgttatttaattaaaattataattaaaagtaTTGTTATTATATACTAACGATAGATTAAATTCACTCTAAGTTCTAATTATACATACATTGTCTTAATATTGCATCTAAAGATAGAAATTTATCAATATAGATGAGTTCAATGTTAATATAATGAACCTCACATATATTAATAAATCTAAACTTTAGATATTCTTAAAACAATTACTGTATATATAAGATCTAATTTTCCAGCCTCGTTAGAAAATTTACATGAGACTATATAAAACTCTTTTTACTTCTTTTCCTCCTAATGAGTTTAGGAAAATTGATGAAGTCAGTAACATAGtcagaattttaaatttaggtCCGTAATATTaaagaatattttattattttattacgaaataaaaaaatttgtagaTAAGAAAAATATAGCTAtgtcaacaaaaaaaatatagctaacatatgatttatatgttattatttcaaaaatataagGTCTATAATGTTTGTATAGTTCTCTTTTCACGAGTCACAAATGACATATGCTTAGATTAACACATTTCAATTCACATTACATATTTTTTGACCATCCATGTTCTCTACAAAATCCATAATTTCACCAAATtttatattcattttttttcaatGTTCATCGAccattcaattattttttaaattgtgTGCCTTTTTGGTGATCGAAAATcaattcatgtttttttttttttttggaatgtagagtatataatttttttttcaaagtttatttgtATTATGGGTTTTGtatgtcttgttcttcttcattttcagtGTTATCACAAAAACTTACAGGTGTTTTTGATCGCGTGTATCTTATGTTCAAAACTCATGACACATTATTTTGATTGTCAATTAAattagtaaattttttttttactttagtgattatattatattatcgtCTACACTGAACCAAGATTCTGGCTCCGTCCCTGAGTCACATTGTAGGTGATTGTTATGACATTTTTCCtaatttttcacaaattttatgatatttataTTTCTATATAAGTAAAAAAAATGGCAAGGTAaggctttatatatatatatatatatgtatatatatatatatattgtattattaaaaaaaaggaaaagtgGGGAAGGGAATTTATGAATTGATAATGATGTCAGAATCACATATTTTCTTGGAAGCCCATTGGCTTTTGTGTCCCTAATTGTGGGtgtttattgaaatattttaatCATCTTGAACTTTTAATGCAACATTACAAACAtagaaaagatgaagaaaaTTCACTTCATCTTTCATTTCTATATTCCTCCTGTCACAAACTATGTttctgtttcaaaaaaaaaaaaaagagtataGTTTCTGTCCTCCCATGATGAATCTTCATCGCTCTGCTCCGCTGGCCAACAGACATCTATAACCATTCGTGCTCCGCCTTCTGTAATCCCGCACGTATCTCATATCCTATCGAAGAAGTCATGTTAGCCATCGGCGGCTAAACAATTGATATTGcaaagagttgaaagatcattTTTTTGGGAACAACATTAGGATTGCACGAAACAACGAATGACGAAAGAAGCTTATGATTCAATGCCTCCAGCAGTAGAGAGTCCTTGTTAGCAaacatcaaacaatgaaaaagtACATGAAAGGAAGTAGACAACAAGGAAAGCATAAGCAGCATACCAAGGGAGTTTGAAAGTGTCTTTCCACCATCCATGCTTAGAACAGTTTGCAATAATCGTATTCATCCGTGCAATGATATTGGAAAAACTTGGCCGCGCAGCACAATCTGGATGCCAGCAGTCTTCGATCAACCTATCTTGAAACGTAGCATAGTGAACGAACAAGACAACACTTTAGCTTTTCAAATCACATTAATGTATATATAGTATGGACATAGAAGTGAGCAGTGCTCAGCTAGGAAAGTGTAAAAGATTACATCGACAATTTTTCATGTGGATTAAAATCTCACTATCTTCTCAGGAAAAAAAAAGAATCCCATATAAAGTTTAGTTAAACTTAATATGCATAACATCCAAGAAAAAGAACTCGTCCTCGTTGTGTGCTTGAAAAGTTTGTGGAACAGATTTACGAAAATAACAGTGATGTTTAAAGAGAGGAAACTAAcaagtaccaaaatatataCTGAGCCTCCAATGCTTTTAACATTGGTATCTTAATGAAAGTTTGAGATAAACAGTCTCGTCTCTTCCGGAGAATTTCATAGAGGGAGATTAAGCTACAGatgaaaacaaacaaaaaaacaagGATGAAACAAAAAAGAGAGAGAAAGGACTCACTCTCTTAAATCTGGAGGATATTTAGATTTTGACTTGAATGCTGGTCTCTTATGTTCCAAGCAGATTAACTTAGCAGCCTCCTCAGGGGACTTGGAAGAGAATGGTCGAACTCCTTCCATCATCTAAACACGAAAACCATGCATAAGtgtacaaaaaaataataaaaaaggcTCATGCAAAAGTCCAAACAACCTCTCAAATAGAGGCTGCAGTGGCATAATAGCATAGCAAATGGTGAACATTCTTCAAAATCACCAACAAATTCTCATTTAAAGATAACTGAAACTAGATTTTGTAGAGCAATATTTTGACTTCAGTAGCgtagaaaaaaaaagaacttAGAAAAGAACTTCCTTGAATGATAGAGCAATATCTAATTGATACGGTATGCCATTCGAGTATACATGCAGCCAAATTTCAACAGGATACTATAGACAACACGAATTCTTGGGCTTAAAGTGGGTAATTGTTTTTGGTAACTGAAAAACTGGGTCGAAAAAGATG comes from Henckelia pumila isolate YLH828 chromosome 4, ASM3356847v2, whole genome shotgun sequence and encodes:
- the LOC140865046 gene encoding uncharacterized protein, whose protein sequence is MGKNQAYKAMQRSRLGSSSAAPDEVEDGMVDGSFHSPEWHAARLASLKTSHTITWEEYKKKQKEEEVRKGELEADKDRMMREYRAQLDAERARKLSHGKNHSSSKSSRKKDKDRDVKKCSSKKRKHSRRSDISSGSESETSSSDDDEKESKRSKSRLRRRKKEKRHGSSRSKHSSNENEDAGGPLPLSRFFGNNKS